In Duganella zoogloeoides, a single genomic region encodes these proteins:
- a CDS encoding thiamine-phosphate kinase — protein MVRLTDIGEKAFLSSLLPQLAVDPSFVNGFGHDASIIDVGLAQNLAVKIDRAPYPVALRHGLGTYNTWGRLAVVANVSDLLAVGALPKAMMLSMVLPREFSAVDARAIVEGCAEACIDHGIAFLGGDTKEGSSAQIVGAAWGIVEKQRRLGRAKAGLGDALFVAGSLGGFAAALTLMRKQQGHGAGNDRFTQVLTLPTARIKEGELLRKDEAIVAACDLSDGLAEAIDIFCGVDIGITLNEARLPLHALVAEAASVTGAPGWRFALAAGDWAVAFVVNKSQVSSFQAAIENKFDVHQLGSFDDSGSKRIRDSNGVLHPIPHFINEQFKSRIEDEGIYLELLLGKALD, from the coding sequence ATGGTACGGCTAACTGATATTGGTGAAAAGGCTTTCCTTTCAAGCTTATTGCCGCAACTTGCGGTGGACCCGTCCTTCGTCAATGGCTTCGGACATGATGCCAGTATTATCGACGTAGGGCTGGCTCAAAACTTGGCGGTGAAAATTGATCGAGCCCCTTATCCTGTGGCCTTGCGCCATGGGTTGGGTACATATAATACTTGGGGACGTTTAGCAGTTGTAGCTAATGTTAGTGACTTACTAGCGGTAGGTGCGTTACCCAAGGCGATGATGCTATCTATGGTTTTGCCCCGAGAATTTTCCGCTGTCGATGCGCGGGCGATTGTTGAAGGCTGCGCTGAGGCATGCATAGATCATGGTATCGCATTCTTAGGTGGCGATACCAAGGAAGGTTCTAGCGCTCAAATAGTAGGTGCAGCATGGGGTATCGTTGAAAAGCAACGACGCCTAGGTAGGGCCAAAGCGGGATTGGGAGATGCTTTGTTTGTTGCGGGTTCTTTGGGCGGATTTGCTGCCGCCCTCACTCTAATGCGAAAACAACAAGGCCATGGTGCGGGGAATGACCGCTTCACTCAAGTTTTAACTTTGCCAACTGCTCGCATCAAGGAAGGTGAGTTATTACGCAAAGACGAAGCCATCGTGGCCGCGTGCGATCTTAGTGACGGTTTAGCTGAGGCCATTGATATTTTTTGCGGCGTAGACATCGGCATCACTTTAAACGAAGCACGGTTGCCGCTGCATGCACTTGTTGCTGAGGCAGCCTCGGTTACAGGTGCTCCAGGCTGGCGCTTTGCACTTGCTGCCGGTGATTGGGCTGTTGCTTTTGTAGTCAACAAGTCTCAGGTGAGCAGCTTCCAAGCAGCCATTGAAAATAAATTTGACGTCCATCAGTTGGGATCGTTTGATGACAGCGGAAGTAAGCGGATCCGGGACTCGAACGGGGTATTACACCCAATTCCACATTTTATAAACGAGCAATTCAAGAGTCGCATCGAAGACGAGGGGATTTATCTGGAACTGTTGCTAGGAAAGGCCCTTGATTAG
- a CDS encoding acid phosphatase, with translation MQVSPRPLILALSIAVALSACGGTYHEGPLVIPAAPADQGAADTAPVPSVTAFVDTIATNQRGDARYATLETNAGVRVLAGMLDIWTPLTQLVDAGQTAPAVGTFPAVAASAWTGVPNDGTNGGTIRNATVHNYNIDYVVKATTGRTAEQTTLAYFDDRRGKGYSVTDAMGPLTAAWRASTQQTTTINNVPADATTVLYNDGGNNNGVGGTANANFGTVVDFVNMVGANGSTEPAKRFYKYARPFRWSSAVQVVPALLPARSSTPATDGGFTSGHSAEAMRNALAMAYVVPERFQEILSRGLELGESRILAGMHSPLDVLSGRIHGEAVVAGNLADPANQALKANAYAQAHTTLMAATSTTATTYASFAQSGTLSTDRFADYATNKANYIRRSTYGFPQIASTTAAAVVPKGAEVLIETRLPYLSAEQRRVVLKTTALASGYPVMDDAEGWGRLNLFAAADGYAAFKGNVVVNMDASKGGFNAADRWRNNISGTGKLVKQGTGALKLGGNNTWTGGTELTAGILEAISSTAFGAGDVYVSGGTLVANAATPVKAAKYTQLAGATVLEINALSATQAGLTVAGDATIGGGALSIKFPGSYKPKAGDTITVLGAGRLQGTFTTITVAGFAKVTPTYSGTTLTLTVTN, from the coding sequence ATGCAAGTTTCGCCACGCCCGCTCATCCTCGCCCTCAGCATCGCCGTCGCGCTCAGCGCCTGCGGTGGCACCTACCATGAAGGCCCGCTGGTCATTCCGGCCGCACCGGCCGACCAGGGTGCGGCCGATACGGCGCCGGTACCAAGCGTGACCGCGTTTGTGGACACCATCGCCACCAACCAGCGCGGCGACGCCCGCTATGCCACGCTCGAAACCAACGCCGGCGTGCGCGTGCTGGCCGGCATGCTCGACATCTGGACCCCGCTCACCCAGCTGGTCGATGCGGGCCAGACCGCCCCGGCCGTGGGCACCTTCCCTGCCGTCGCCGCCTCCGCCTGGACCGGCGTGCCGAACGATGGCACCAACGGCGGCACCATCCGCAACGCCACCGTCCACAACTACAATATCGATTACGTGGTCAAGGCCACCACCGGCCGCACCGCCGAGCAGACCACGCTGGCCTACTTCGACGACCGCCGTGGCAAGGGCTACAGCGTGACCGATGCGATGGGCCCGCTGACCGCCGCCTGGCGCGCCTCGACGCAGCAGACTACCACCATCAATAACGTGCCGGCCGACGCCACCACCGTGCTGTACAACGACGGCGGCAACAACAACGGCGTGGGCGGCACCGCCAACGCCAACTTCGGCACCGTGGTCGATTTCGTCAACATGGTCGGCGCCAACGGTTCGACCGAACCGGCCAAGCGCTTCTACAAGTATGCGCGTCCGTTCCGCTGGAGCAGCGCGGTGCAGGTGGTGCCGGCGCTGCTGCCAGCGCGTTCGAGCACCCCGGCCACCGACGGCGGGTTCACCAGCGGCCACTCGGCCGAAGCGATGCGCAACGCGCTGGCGATGGCCTACGTGGTGCCGGAACGCTTCCAGGAAATCTTGAGCCGTGGCCTGGAACTGGGCGAATCGCGCATCCTGGCCGGCATGCACTCGCCGCTGGACGTGTTGAGCGGCCGTATCCACGGCGAGGCTGTCGTCGCCGGCAACCTGGCCGACCCGGCCAACCAGGCCCTGAAAGCCAACGCCTACGCCCAGGCCCACACCACGCTGATGGCGGCCACGTCCACCACCGCCACCACGTACGCGTCGTTCGCGCAATCGGGCACGCTGAGCACCGACCGCTTTGCCGACTACGCCACCAACAAGGCCAACTACATCCGCCGCAGCACCTACGGCTTCCCGCAGATCGCCAGCACCACGGCAGCGGCAGTGGTGCCGAAGGGCGCCGAGGTGCTGATCGAAACCCGCTTGCCGTATTTGAGCGCGGAGCAGCGCCGCGTGGTACTCAAAACCACCGCCCTCGCTTCCGGCTACCCGGTGATGGACGATGCTGAAGGCTGGGGCCGTTTGAACCTGTTCGCGGCAGCCGACGGCTATGCCGCTTTCAAGGGCAATGTCGTGGTCAACATGGATGCATCGAAGGGCGGCTTCAACGCGGCCGACCGCTGGCGCAACAACATCAGCGGCACCGGCAAGCTGGTCAAGCAAGGCACGGGCGCGCTGAAACTGGGCGGCAACAACACCTGGACCGGCGGCACCGAGCTGACCGCCGGCATCCTGGAAGCGATCTCGAGCACCGCGTTTGGCGCCGGTGACGTGTACGTGAGTGGCGGCACCCTGGTCGCCAATGCGGCGACCCCGGTCAAGGCCGCCAAGTACACCCAGCTGGCCGGCGCCACTGTGCTGGAAATCAATGCCCTGTCCGCTACCCAGGCCGGCCTGACCGTGGCTGGCGACGCCACCATCGGCGGCGGCGCGCTGAGCATCAAGTTCCCGGGCAGCTACAAGCCGAAAGCAGGCGACACCATCACCGTGCTCGGCGCTGGCCGCCTGCAAGGCACGTTCACCACCATCACGGTGGCGGGCTTTGCCAAGGTGACGCCAACCTATAGCGGTACGACCCTGACTTTGACGGTCACCAACTAA
- a CDS encoding dCTP deaminase domain-containing protein → MLLPSQDIESLCVPTSTRLIEPFDKENLRGSSYDLTIGEEYYVGQDLSGTKLTTEKLEPAQAFWIPPHAVCFILSTETLNLPKGISARVSLRMSYIYDGLVLTSQPPFDPGYKGRAIFMLHNLSSESISMRRGERVATIEFLELRSNTTLSKVHRSVQTLGGQIDRPLTSSLSKIASQSRAAYNQVQVMTGQMFLFAGLIVAVLAVPGFFSFTNILDRVNEQKAEIAEQKKQLQEYKDALDAVKLRINQELDPKGKSQGQQAKPESRVEG, encoded by the coding sequence ATGCTTCTACCTAGCCAGGATATCGAGTCTTTGTGCGTGCCAACCAGCACAAGACTGATCGAGCCATTTGATAAAGAGAATTTACGAGGAAGTTCATATGACCTCACAATTGGAGAGGAATACTATGTAGGGCAGGATCTCAGCGGCACTAAGTTAACCACAGAAAAGCTAGAACCCGCCCAAGCTTTTTGGATTCCACCTCATGCAGTATGCTTTATTCTATCAACCGAAACTCTTAACCTTCCAAAAGGCATATCTGCTAGAGTTTCTTTGCGCATGTCTTACATCTATGATGGGCTTGTTTTGACCTCTCAGCCCCCATTTGATCCGGGTTATAAAGGCCGTGCTATTTTTATGTTACATAATCTTTCATCTGAATCAATTTCTATGCGCAGGGGCGAGCGGGTAGCAACAATCGAGTTCTTGGAACTACGATCCAACACTACGTTAAGTAAAGTGCATAGGTCTGTACAAACACTTGGGGGGCAGATAGATCGACCGTTGACGAGTAGCTTGTCCAAAATTGCGAGTCAATCAAGAGCGGCTTACAATCAAGTACAAGTCATGACCGGGCAAATGTTTTTGTTCGCAGGGCTGATTGTGGCAGTGTTGGCGGTACCAGGATTTTTTTCTTTTACGAACATACTCGATCGAGTAAATGAACAAAAAGCGGAGATCGCTGAGCAAAAAAAACAGTTGCAAGAATACAAAGACGCCTTGGATGCTGTGAAGTTGAGAATAAACCAAGAGCTAGATCCAAAAGGAAAGTCACAGGGGCAGCAAGCAAAACCTGAATCAAGAGTGGAGGGATAA
- a CDS encoding LURP-one-related/scramblase family protein produces MNDYAAPKTLHIARKLLSLLGKIQITDDDDNVVYEAAAQWRWFIRPWRITQDGCEVAVVRRKFLSFAPTWYVHTNDENFELRGKLWSWRRQVAVVGGRFDGAILRGGLWDMGFELSRHGQVMARAQAKIMTLRTRHSIELLDASPQAELLTVILMTTLVEQKSEKSSLGAAADPSPHG; encoded by the coding sequence ATGAACGATTACGCCGCCCCCAAAACGCTGCACATCGCCCGCAAGCTGCTGTCACTACTAGGAAAAATCCAGATCACCGATGACGACGACAATGTCGTGTACGAAGCTGCCGCCCAGTGGCGCTGGTTCATCCGTCCATGGCGCATCACGCAAGACGGCTGCGAAGTGGCGGTGGTCAGGCGCAAATTCCTGTCATTCGCCCCCACCTGGTACGTGCATACCAATGACGAAAATTTCGAGCTGCGCGGCAAGCTGTGGAGCTGGCGGCGGCAAGTGGCCGTCGTGGGTGGACGCTTTGACGGCGCTATCTTGCGCGGCGGCTTGTGGGATATGGGTTTCGAGCTGTCACGCCACGGTCAGGTCATGGCCAGGGCGCAGGCCAAGATCATGACCTTGCGGACGCGGCACAGCATCGAGTTACTCGATGCCTCGCCGCAGGCGGAGTTGTTGACGGTGATATTGATGACGACGCTGGTGGAGCAGAAGAGCGAGAAGAGCAGCTTGGGGGCGGCGGCGGATCCGTCGCCGCATGGGTAA
- a CDS encoding lipid A deacylase LpxR family protein: protein MTPTPLAARISFALFTLSTLAVTGTARAEEKHLAAMLQNDVFAGTDGGGYTNGLAIAYVRSTAPGETELAPHWLLAPVAPFLAVGPAAMTSVSLNQVMITPRDITTREPNPMDAPYLGALWVRAAQVSVQGDVADMFSLNLGMIGPASGARQAQTFIHRITGSTRPQGWDSQVSNRLLYGIERYRAMRFASGDGNSAAPSLDAIVLGGAEAGNMLSSVGGSVMLRYGTSLKRSYASSVRQLARSGDPLIFGRGWMAYLAVHGDHFFSHAGISNDLPPGGTRAELRESQVIGQAGIAYGWGDSSLSFSLQNTSALTTGSGRRKAYGSLTYTTALR from the coding sequence ATGACACCGACACCACTTGCCGCACGCATTTCCTTTGCCTTGTTCACCTTGAGCACCCTCGCTGTTACCGGCACTGCCCGTGCCGAGGAAAAGCACCTGGCGGCGATGCTGCAAAACGATGTCTTTGCCGGTACCGACGGTGGCGGCTACACCAACGGCCTGGCCATCGCCTACGTGCGCAGCACGGCGCCCGGCGAAACGGAACTGGCGCCGCACTGGCTGCTGGCGCCGGTCGCGCCGTTCCTGGCCGTGGGACCGGCGGCGATGACGTCGGTCTCGCTCAACCAGGTCATGATCACCCCGCGCGACATCACCACCAGGGAGCCGAACCCGATGGACGCGCCATACCTGGGCGCGCTGTGGGTGCGCGCGGCGCAGGTGTCGGTGCAAGGCGATGTGGCCGACATGTTCAGCCTCAACCTCGGCATGATCGGACCCGCGTCGGGCGCGCGCCAGGCACAGACCTTTATCCACCGCATCACGGGATCGACCCGCCCCCAGGGCTGGGACAGCCAGGTCTCGAACCGGCTGCTGTACGGCATCGAGCGCTACCGCGCGATGCGCTTTGCCAGCGGCGACGGCAACAGCGCGGCGCCTTCGCTGGACGCGATCGTGCTTGGCGGCGCCGAGGCCGGCAATATGTTGTCATCAGTGGGCGGCAGCGTGATGCTGCGGTATGGCACGTCGCTCAAGCGCAGTTACGCGTCGTCGGTGCGGCAACTGGCGCGCAGCGGCGATCCCCTGATTTTCGGCCGTGGCTGGATGGCGTACCTGGCCGTGCACGGCGACCACTTCTTCTCGCACGCCGGCATCAGCAACGACCTGCCGCCGGGCGGCACCCGCGCCGAGCTGCGCGAATCGCAGGTGATCGGCCAGGCCGGCATCGCCTATGGCTGGGGTGACTCGTCGCTGTCGTTCTCGCTGCAAAACACCAGCGCGCTGACCACGGGCAGCGGGCGGCGCAAGGCGTATGGGTCGCTGACCTATACGACTGCACTGCGCTGA
- the ssb gene encoding single-stranded DNA-binding protein, translating into MASVNKVIIVGNLGRDPEIRYMPSGDAIANIAVATSYKSKDRNTGEQKETTEWHRISFFGKLAEIVGQYLKKGSSIYVEGRLQTRKYTDKDGVEKYATDIVAENMQMLGGRQGAGGMDDGGGYGGGAGGGGGYGGGNGGGGGYDAPPQRQAAPQQQRPAMAPPAPRPAPKPAPNFSDMDDDIPF; encoded by the coding sequence ATGGCATCAGTCAACAAAGTCATCATCGTCGGCAATCTGGGTCGCGATCCGGAGATCCGCTACATGCCTAGCGGTGATGCAATCGCCAACATTGCCGTGGCGACCTCATACAAGTCGAAAGACCGCAACACCGGTGAGCAAAAAGAGACCACCGAGTGGCACCGCATCTCGTTCTTCGGCAAGCTGGCCGAAATCGTTGGCCAGTACCTGAAAAAAGGCTCGTCCATCTACGTCGAAGGCCGCCTGCAAACCCGCAAGTACACCGATAAAGACGGCGTCGAAAAGTACGCAACCGACATCGTCGCTGAAAACATGCAAATGCTGGGCGGCCGTCAAGGCGCCGGCGGCATGGACGACGGCGGCGGCTACGGTGGTGGCGCTGGCGGCGGTGGTGGTTACGGCGGTGGCAATGGCGGCGGCGGCGGTTACGACGCGCCACCACAGCGCCAGGCCGCACCTCAGCAACAACGCCCGGCCATGGCGCCACCGGCACCACGCCCGGCACCAAAGCCGGCGCCGAATTTCTCGGATATGGATGACGATATACCGTTCTAA
- a CDS encoding alginate export family protein — protein sequence MQPSVNASRKAARCKRSTKLLVLLASASALSGVATAQVPAAGPAGAPTAAATATPAATAAAPATAMPAAGAMVAATTAPAPTIATAPALAPTIATAPAPAPTACNAKRPAINFNRWAENWDVLASSCLPRQPLDGLKYIPFGNGSSYLSLGAGLRERYEHIDAPSYGAGAAPADGYVIQRANVHADLRLGPYVQVFGQLVDARTFDKKTIAPPDRDKLDVEQLFVTVAVPTADGAVKMRVGRQEMAFDLQRFIAARDGPNVRQSFDGVWADWEHGPWRVIGYVTQPVQNRSEKSFDDYSNGHLTLNGLRLERQGFGPGDISGYYSRYRRDDARFLDATGNERRDVYDLRYSGITGNVDWDVEGMLQHGQVGAKRASSWALGSIAGYTFANATWSPRVGLQFDMASGDRHAGDGKLGTFNPLFANGYYFSLAGLTGYSNLVHVKPSIKIKPIKSLSVTTALGLQWRQTTGDAVYVQSMAGVPRTAGQGSRWTGAYAQLRTDWAVTPNVTASLEAVHFQVGDSLRRAGGRDVDYLGMELKFGW from the coding sequence ATGCAGCCAAGCGTTAACGCCAGCCGCAAGGCCGCGCGCTGCAAGCGCTCAACGAAGTTGCTGGTCTTGCTGGCCAGCGCGAGCGCACTGTCCGGGGTGGCTACCGCACAGGTGCCCGCTGCGGGACCCGCAGGGGCGCCAACGGCAGCAGCAACTGCAACACCAGCGGCAACGGCAGCAGCGCCGGCAACGGCAATGCCAGCGGCAGGAGCGATGGTGGCAGCAACGACGGCACCAGCGCCAACAATAGCAACGGCGCCTGCACTGGCGCCAACGATAGCAACGGCGCCTGCACCAGCGCCAACAGCATGCAACGCCAAGCGCCCGGCCATCAACTTCAATCGCTGGGCCGAGAACTGGGACGTGCTGGCCAGCTCCTGCCTGCCGCGCCAGCCGCTCGACGGCCTCAAGTACATCCCGTTTGGCAATGGCAGTTCTTACCTGTCGCTGGGCGCCGGCTTGCGCGAGCGTTACGAGCATATCGATGCGCCATCGTATGGCGCCGGCGCCGCACCGGCCGACGGCTACGTGATCCAGCGCGCCAACGTCCATGCGGACCTGCGACTGGGGCCGTACGTACAAGTGTTCGGCCAGCTGGTCGACGCGCGCACGTTCGACAAGAAGACGATTGCCCCGCCCGACCGCGACAAGCTCGATGTCGAGCAGCTGTTCGTGACCGTGGCCGTGCCCACGGCGGACGGCGCGGTCAAAATGCGCGTGGGCCGGCAGGAGATGGCGTTCGACTTGCAGCGCTTTATCGCCGCGCGCGACGGCCCCAATGTGCGCCAGTCGTTCGACGGGGTGTGGGCCGACTGGGAACATGGCCCGTGGCGCGTGATCGGCTACGTGACGCAGCCGGTACAAAACCGCAGCGAAAAATCGTTCGACGATTATTCCAACGGCCACCTGACCCTGAACGGCCTGCGCCTGGAACGGCAGGGATTCGGGCCGGGCGACATCTCCGGCTACTACTCGCGCTACCGGCGCGACGATGCGCGCTTCCTCGACGCCACCGGCAATGAACGCCGCGACGTCTATGATTTACGCTACAGCGGCATCACCGGCAACGTGGACTGGGACGTGGAGGGCATGCTGCAACACGGCCAGGTCGGCGCCAAGCGTGCATCAAGCTGGGCGCTGGGCTCGATCGCCGGCTATACCTTTGCCAATGCGACCTGGTCGCCGCGCGTGGGCCTGCAATTCGACATGGCCTCGGGCGACAGGCACGCCGGAGACGGCAAGCTGGGCACCTTCAACCCGCTGTTCGCCAACGGCTATTATTTCTCGCTGGCGGGCCTGACCGGCTACAGCAACCTGGTACACGTAAAACCCTCGATCAAGATCAAGCCGATCAAGTCCTTGAGCGTGACCACGGCGCTGGGCCTGCAATGGCGCCAGACCACGGGCGACGCGGTGTACGTACAAAGCATGGCCGGCGTGCCGCGCACGGCGGGCCAGGGCTCACGCTGGACCGGCGCCTACGCCCAGCTGCGCACCGACTGGGCGGTCACGCCGAATGTGACGGCGTCGCTGGAGGCGGTGCACTTCCAGGTGGGCGACAGCTTGCGTCGCGCTGGCGGGCGCGATGTGGATTACCTGGGGATGGAACTGAAGTTCGGGTGGTAA
- a CDS encoding helix-turn-helix transcriptional regulator yields MPKPPTISISQLGQDATTLEVQLKDARLRRHLSAETVASRAGISRHTLSRIKLGSSSVTMGNCFHLFAVLGLEKDIHDVARDNIVGRRLQDAGCGMVAAAPGAEANRCLNRRKVKLTSVDKIC; encoded by the coding sequence ATGCCTAAGCCACCGACAATTTCTATTTCCCAACTCGGTCAGGACGCTACAACGCTGGAGGTTCAGCTAAAGGACGCGCGTTTGCGCCGTCATCTTTCGGCTGAAACTGTCGCATCCCGAGCTGGTATTAGCCGCCATACCTTATCGAGAATCAAGTTGGGAAGTAGCTCGGTTACGATGGGGAATTGTTTTCACTTATTCGCGGTGCTGGGATTGGAGAAGGATATCCACGACGTGGCGCGAGATAATATTGTCGGGCGGCGTCTGCAGGATGCGGGATGCGGGATGGTTGCAGCGGCGCCGGGCGCGGAGGCAAACCGCTGCCTCAATAGAAGAAAAGTAAAACTGACAAGCGTTGATAAAATCTGCTAA
- a CDS encoding TolC family protein has protein sequence MVKYFLPLCVAAWPAFALAASFNLPASEPAAPLTLQTALALAADANADLSAARHELSATDGAVQQAGLLPNPTLEVERVDRKRADDVRETTFLISQPLELGGKRGARVQAAERGRDSAAAALTARQAEIRANVIDAWFAVLAAQEQLRLAQESSELAQRAAQATGRRVVAGKVSPVEETRAKVAAASVTLELLRARSELAVARKKLSAMWGNPSPRFEKADGDIDQLPALPDQAMLHHRLAQAPAMALARSELASRQSLAQVELSRRVPDVTLNLGSKRSEELGRSQLIVGFSVPLPLFDRNQGNVLETARRVDKARDELSSTALRLDSDLAQAREDFDLAREQALALRTDIVPGAQSAYAAATTGFENGKFGFLDVLDAQRTLLDARSQYLNALAQAHRAHAAITRILGAEQ, from the coding sequence ATGGTCAAGTATTTCCTGCCGCTCTGTGTAGCGGCATGGCCGGCGTTCGCGCTGGCCGCATCTTTCAATCTGCCCGCATCGGAGCCGGCCGCACCGCTCACCTTGCAGACTGCGCTGGCGCTGGCTGCCGACGCCAATGCCGACCTGTCGGCCGCCCGCCACGAGCTGTCGGCCACCGACGGCGCCGTGCAACAGGCCGGCCTGCTGCCCAACCCCACGCTCGAAGTCGAACGTGTCGATCGCAAGCGCGCCGACGATGTCCGCGAAACCACGTTTTTGATCAGCCAGCCGCTGGAACTGGGCGGCAAGCGCGGCGCCCGCGTGCAGGCCGCCGAGCGTGGCCGCGACAGCGCCGCTGCCGCGCTCACCGCGCGCCAGGCCGAGATCCGCGCCAATGTGATCGACGCCTGGTTTGCCGTGCTGGCCGCGCAGGAGCAACTGCGGCTGGCCCAGGAATCGTCGGAACTGGCGCAGCGCGCGGCGCAAGCCACCGGCCGTCGCGTGGTCGCCGGCAAGGTCTCGCCGGTGGAGGAAACGCGGGCCAAGGTGGCGGCCGCCTCGGTCACGCTGGAACTGCTGCGCGCACGCAGCGAACTGGCGGTGGCGCGAAAAAAATTGTCGGCAATGTGGGGCAACCCGTCGCCACGGTTTGAAAAAGCCGATGGCGATATCGACCAGTTGCCGGCGCTGCCCGACCAGGCCATGCTGCACCACCGGCTGGCGCAGGCGCCGGCGATGGCGCTGGCGCGCTCGGAACTGGCCAGCCGGCAGTCGCTGGCGCAGGTGGAGCTGTCCAGGCGCGTGCCGGACGTCACCCTCAACCTGGGCAGCAAGCGCTCGGAGGAACTGGGCCGCTCGCAATTGATCGTGGGCTTCTCGGTGCCGCTGCCGCTGTTCGACCGCAACCAGGGCAATGTACTGGAGACTGCGCGCCGGGTGGACAAGGCAAGGGATGAACTGTCATCGACCGCGCTGCGGCTGGACTCGGACCTGGCGCAGGCGCGCGAGGATTTCGACCTGGCCCGCGAGCAGGCGCTGGCGCTGCGCACCGACATCGTGCCCGGCGCCCAAAGCGCCTACGCCGCCGCCACGACCGGCTTTGAAAACGGCAAGTTCGGCTTCCTCGACGTGCTCGATGCCCAACGTACGCTGCTCGACGCCCGGTCCCAATACCTGAACGCCCTGGCCCAGGCGCACCGCGCCCATGCTGCCATCACCCGCATCCTCGGAGCAGAACAATGA
- the czcI gene encoding cation efflux protein, CzcI family, which yields MKKLLLIFLLTILPIQYAWSMAAVYCQHEESSQQHPATHFGHHGHQHQAQAGDDDDDGDDQQPGKTKAHSDCEVCHHAVQASVLDEHGVAAPVTATGYAPPLTPQYLSHIAEGPPRPNWLLVA from the coding sequence GTGAAAAAACTCCTGCTCATTTTTCTGCTGACCATCTTGCCGATCCAGTACGCCTGGTCGATGGCGGCCGTCTATTGCCAGCACGAGGAAAGCAGCCAGCAGCATCCTGCCACCCATTTCGGTCATCACGGTCACCAGCACCAGGCGCAAGCCGGCGACGATGACGACGATGGCGATGACCAGCAGCCGGGCAAGACCAAGGCCCACAGCGACTGCGAAGTCTGCCACCACGCGGTGCAGGCCTCGGTGCTCGACGAGCACGGCGTGGCCGCACCGGTCACCGCCACCGGTTACGCGCCGCCGCTCACTCCCCAGTATCTATCCCATATTGCCGAAGGGCCGCCCCGGCCCAATTGGCTGCTCGTTGCTTAG
- a CDS encoding DUF2798 domain-containing protein: MSDMFRLRLVFALLMSLLMSSMMSGWVTWLNIGLHPDFLSRWRYAFMAAWPAAFTVVMVCGPLVHGASQRLAVRLRRG; this comes from the coding sequence ATGTCCGATATGTTCCGTCTGCGCCTGGTATTTGCGCTGCTGATGTCCCTGCTGATGTCGTCGATGATGAGCGGCTGGGTGACCTGGCTCAACATCGGGCTGCATCCCGACTTTTTATCGCGCTGGCGGTATGCCTTCATGGCCGCGTGGCCAGCGGCATTTACGGTGGTGATGGTGTGCGGACCGCTGGTGCATGGGGCGAGCCAGCGGTTGGCGGTGCGGTTGCGGCGGGGGTAA
- a CDS encoding LysR family transcriptional regulator has product MLDDLALFVTIVEEGSLNAAAIRENLPPATVTRRLQKLEGELGYRLLNRSARRLQPTAEGWQYYERCRPLVRALRQATQQLDASLSDISGTIRVLAPVNFASGLLTPAWASFMHQYPDIRLELELSNRLQDLVASGADLAIRVGALDDSSLMQRRLGSAGLVMVAAPSYLARAGVPQDPSQLAQHELIVAEPLRTWRLRRPGDGAEVVISPQAQARLRVNEMRLAVEMAHAGLGILLCPLLQSRLEVADGSLVQVLPAWMPEPRHVYAVWTQRRYLPARVRVLLEHLAEFAASSPLLQQ; this is encoded by the coding sequence ATGCTCGATGACCTGGCCCTGTTCGTGACCATCGTGGAGGAGGGCAGTCTGAACGCTGCCGCCATCCGCGAAAACCTGCCGCCGGCCACCGTGACGCGGCGGCTGCAAAAGCTCGAGGGTGAACTCGGCTACCGCCTGCTCAACCGCAGCGCGCGCCGCTTGCAGCCTACCGCAGAGGGCTGGCAGTACTACGAGCGCTGCCGGCCGCTGGTGCGGGCGCTGCGCCAGGCCACGCAGCAGCTCGACGCCAGCCTGTCCGATATCTCGGGCACGATCCGGGTGCTGGCGCCGGTTAACTTTGCCAGCGGCCTGCTCACTCCGGCATGGGCCAGCTTCATGCACCAGTACCCGGACATCAGGCTCGAACTGGAATTGTCGAACCGCCTGCAAGACCTGGTGGCCAGCGGCGCCGACCTGGCCATACGCGTCGGTGCGCTCGACGATTCGTCGCTGATGCAGCGGCGCCTGGGCAGCGCCGGCCTGGTGATGGTGGCGGCGCCGTCGTACCTGGCGCGCGCGGGCGTGCCGCAGGACCCGTCGCAACTGGCGCAGCACGAGCTGATCGTGGCCGAGCCGCTGCGTACCTGGCGCCTGCGCCGGCCCGGTGACGGCGCCGAAGTCGTGATTTCGCCGCAGGCCCAGGCGCGGCTGCGCGTCAACGAAATGCGGCTGGCGGTCGAGATGGCGCATGCGGGACTGGGTATCTTGCTGTGTCCCTTGCTGCAAAGCCGGCTCGAAGTGGCCGATGGCAGCCTGGTGCAGGTGCTGCCCGCATGGATGCCGGAGCCGCGCCACGTGTACGCGGTCTGGACCCAGCGCCGCTACCTGCCGGCGCGGGTACGGGTGCTGCTCGAACACCTGGCCGAATTTGCCGCCAGCAGCCCCTTGCTGCAACAATAA